One stretch of Tribolium castaneum strain GA2 chromosome 5, icTriCast1.1, whole genome shotgun sequence DNA includes these proteins:
- the nesd gene encoding protein nessun dorma produces the protein MDQVITFDKSLQQRLQEYNEVLGGYEVLPASAIANEWGFYLDLTLDPNGWQAVWKIQRKTCEALNIAFPTVVLVFVLDVSFKEMTALVKVLAVQDDIHIPEKHWVPLIQLWPTKAQDKSVAINLHSTANVLDMLRFFYHNLVMPWDFEEDDEGDWKSKHLEPRLRLYYDLKNGVIPRVTAERLHSLMSEAKRLEQKREQLESELDDLESCDGDNAAVNDPTVEQLSELHIRLMEIKGEMDILENPMLRKVVIKKQKEMVPAHDDTKQNIWVIQAENTLDDSIEFLQKIKASYPTEIVRFSPQLSSTLDYANPNDVFIVKEGKHMITVTGALEHGGLLKGVSATENTILSSKTEDVMLDFRGGNVVIENMTIDASSPQCGIIVRGGQLTLINCRIYGDGKSSTHQGILILNGANLQTINCEISHFSTAIVGNSGSNVTMESTEIHNCNLGLKIYDNCCVKATKVAIQNCKEYGICVETENNIDDSHQKVGDFDTLNIIPQLQMEFISGDNNAKGDAVINQKSKLKPIENLFENPDSDPTICVDSDEEMDTLQTTVIENNCDGRSSPATI, from the exons ATGGACCAGGTGATAACGTTTGATAAAAGCCTGCAACAGCGTTTGCAAGAATACAATGAGGTGCTTGGGGGCTATGAAGTTCTGCCGGCCTCTGCCATCGCTAACGAGTGGGGCTTCTACCTGGACTTAACCCTGGATCCGAACGGGTGGCAGGCGGTTTGGAAAATCCAGCGCAAAACCTGCGAGGCCCTCAATATCGCCTTTCCGACGGTGGTGCTGGTTTTCGTCCTGGACGTGAGTTTCAAGGAGATGACAGCGCTGGTCAAGGTCTTGGCTGTCCAGGACGACATCCACATTCCTGAGAAGCACTGGGTGCCCCTGATCCAGCTGTGGCCCACGAAAGCGCAAGATAAGAGCGTTGCCATTAACTTGCACTCCACTGCGAACGTGCTGGACATGCTGCGGTTTTTCTATCACAATTTGGTCATGCCGTGGGATTTCGAAGAGGATGATGAGGGTGACTGGAAAAGCAAGCATCTGGAGCCCCGCTTGAGGCTGTACTATGACCTGAAAAACGGGGTGATACCACGGGTCACCGCCGAGCGCTTGCACTCCCTGATGAGTGAAGCCAAGAGACTGGAGCAGAAAAGGGAGCAACTGGAGTCTGAACTTGACGATTTGGAGAGCTGTGATGGGGATAATGCTGCTGTCAACGACCCCACGGTTGAACAGTTGTCGGAGCTCCACATTCGTCTGATGGAAATTAAAGGAGAAATGGACATTTTAGAGAACCCAATGCTCAGGAAGGTTGTCATCAAGAAACAGAAAGAGATGGTTCCAGCTCACGATGACACCAAACAGAACATTTGGGTGATTCAAGCCGAAAATACGCTAGATGACAGCATTGAgttcttacaaaaaattaaagcctcGTACCCAACTGAGATTGTAAGGTTTTCGCCACAGTTATCCTCAACTTTAGATTATGCCAATCCAAATGATGTATTCATTGTGAAAGAAGGCAAACACATGATCACAGTCACTGGGGCACTGGAACATGGGGGGCTGTTAAAAGGAGTCTCCGCGACAGAAAACACAATATTAAGCTCCAAAACAGAGGACGTGATGCTGGATTTTAGAGGCGGGAACGTCGTTATTGAAAATATGACCATTGACGCGTCGTCCCCTCAGTGTGGAATAATCGTCCGCGGGGGCCAACTTACCTTAATCAACTGTCGAATATATGGGGATGGAAAATCATCAACTCATCAGGGAATCCTCATATTGAATGGAGCGAATTTGCAAACAATAAACTGCGAAATTAGTCACTTTAGTACCGCAATTGTCGGCAATTCGGGGTCCAACGTAACCATGGAGAGCACCGAAATTCACAACTGCAATTTAGGTCTGAAAATCTACGATAACTGTTGCGTGAAAGCGACAAAAGTGGCAATTCAGAATTGCAAAGAATACGGGATTTGCGTCGAAACTGAGAATAATATTGATGATAGTCATCAAAAAGTTGGCGATTTTGATACGTTAAACAT aATTCCACAACTGCAAATGGAATTTATAAGCGGGGACAATAATGCGAAAGGCGACGCTGTTATCAACCAGAAATCTAAGTTGAAACCGATTGAAAACTTGTTCGAGAACCCCGATTCCGATCCGACGATTTGTGTTGATTCTGATGAAGAAATGGACACTCTTCAAACCACTGTGATTGAGAATAACTGCGACGGGAGAAGCTCTCCTGCTACAATTTGA
- the Drp1 gene encoding dynamin-1-like protein isoform X2: MEALIPVINKLQDVFNTVGSDAIQLPQIVVLGSQSSGKSSVIESLVGKSFLPRGTGIVTRVPLILQLVYCPKDDREHRAAIDGTMDVEEWGVFLHCKSKIFKDFEEIRQEIENETNKIAGSNKGICAEPINLKIYSTKVVNLTLVDLPGITKVPVGDQPPDIEQQIRELVLKYIANPNSIILAVVTANTDMATSESLAIAKDVDPDGRRTLAVVTKLDLMDAGTDAIDILCGRVIPVKLGIIGVVNRSQQDIMNNKSIKEALKDEATFLQSKYPTLATRNGTPYLAKTLNRLLMHHIRDCLPDLKTRVNLMMSQFQSLLNSYGEDISDKSKTLLQIITKFASAYCSTIEGTARNIETTELCGGARICYIFHETFGRTLDSIHPLAGLTKMDILTAIRNANGPRPALFVPEVSFELLVKRQIRRLEEPSLRCVELIHEEMQRIIQHCGSEVQQEMLRFPKLYEKIVDVVTQLLRRRLPTTNQMVENLVQIELAYINTKHPDFYKEIAMVPSMIKSGDGSRPNRPKSMLIKHHNTVAETSELVRSSSNPHLNEDATTWVSNLTSSQNGTDTALTNHISGVPESVKNEEIKSVLSPVKPVNLLPQVPINSSSFRKLSENEEHDCEIIERLIKSYFYIVRKSIQDTVPKAVMHFLVNFVKDNLQSELVTHLYKADNADQLLDESEHIAQRRKEAADMLKALQKAAHIISEIRETHMW, encoded by the exons ATGGAAGCTTTAATTCCTGTTATCAATAAATTGCAAGACGTTTTTAACACCGTCGGATCAGATGCCATTCAATTACCCCAAATTGTGGTCTTGGGATCACAA AGTTCGGGCAAGAGTTCAGTGATTGAAAGCTTAGTTGGAAAGTCGTTTTTACCAAGAGGAACAGGGATTGTTACAAGAGTACCCCTTATTTTACAATTAGTTTATTGTCCTAAGGATGATAGGGAGCACAGAGCTGCAATCGATG GGACAATGGATGTGGAAGAGTGGGGCGTTTTTCTACATtgcaaaagcaaaattttcaaagactTTGAAGAAATCCGTCAGGAAATCGAGAACGAGACCAACAAAATTGCTGGAAGTAACAAAGGCATTTGTGCCGAACCCatcaatttgaaaatttactcTACAAAGGTTGTGAATTTAACTTTAGTGGATTTACCGGGCATTACCAAGGTACCAGTCGGAGACCAGCCTCCAGACATTGAACAACAAATTCGCGAATTAGTCCTAAAATACATCGCTAATCCAAATTCAATAATATTAGCTGTAGTAACGGCAAACACAGACATGGCGACTTCCGAAAGCTTAGCAATCGCGAAAGATGTTGATCCTGATGGTCGCAGAACATTGGCTGTCGTTACGAAACTTGACTTAATGGACGcag gtACTGACGCCATTGATATTCTTTGCGGCCGAGTTATTCCAGTAAAATTAGGCATAATCGGTGTCGTAAATCGCTCACAACAAGATATTATGAACAACAAATCGATAAAAGAGGCCTTAAAAGACGAAGCGACATTTTTACAAAGCAAATATCCCACTTTAGCCACTCGCAACGGTACTCCCTACCTTGCCAAAACCTTAAATAGGCTTTTAATGCACCACATTAGAGACTGTTTACCTGACTTGAAG ACTCGCGTGAACTTAATGATGTCCCAGTTCCAATCACTGCTTAACTCATACGGCGAAGATATTTCCGATAAGAGCAAAACTTTGCTCCAGATTATCACAAAATTCGCCTCAGCTTACTGCTCCACAATTGAAGGCACTGCCCGAAACATTGAAACGACTGAATTGTGTGGAGGGGCGAGAATTTGCTACATTTTTCACGAGACTTTCGGGAGGACTTTAGACTCGATCCACCCCTTGGCCGGTTTGACAAAAATGGATATTTTAACCGCCATTCGGAATGCAAATGGGCCTCGACCTGCCCTTTTCGTCCCGGAAGTTTCCTTCGAATTACTAGTCAAGAGGCAAATCCGACGTCTTGAAGAACCATCACTGCGTTGCGTTGAATTAATCCACGAAGAAATGCAACGTATTATACAA CATTGTGGAAGCGAAGTGCAGCAAGAAATGCTGCGGTTTCCCAAACTGTACGAAAAAATCGTAGATGTTGTAACACAGTTATTGCGGAGACGTCTTCCGACGACCAACCAAATGGTGGAAAATTTAGTGCAAATCGAATTGGCGTATATTAATACCAAACATCCCGATTTTTATAAAGAAATAGCAATGGTGCCATCGATGATTAAATCCGGGGACGGATCTCGTCCAAATCGACCAAAGAGTATGCTAATCAAACACCATAATACAGTGGCGGAGACTTCCGAGTTG GTGCGTTCTTCGAGCAACCCTCACTTGAATGAAGATGCGACAACTTGGGTGTCTAATTTAACCTCCTCCCAAAACGGAACGGATACCGCTCTGACGAATCACATCAGCGGTGTGCCCGAAAGCGTAAAAAATGAGGAGATAAAATCAGTTCTTAGTCCTGTGAAACCTGTCAATTTGTTACCACAAGTTCCAATCAACAGCAGTTCGTTCAGAAAGCTTTCTGAGAATGAGGAACACGACTGTGAAATTAttg AACGCTTGATTAAATCGTATTTCTACATCGTTCGTAAATCAATTCAGGATACAGTCCCGAAGGCGGTAATGCATTTCTTAGTGAATTTTGTTAAAGACAATTTGCAATCCGAGTTAGTGACACATTTGTATAAAGCTGACAATGCTGATCAGTTGTTGGACGAGTCTGAGCACATTGCTCAGAGACGCAAAGAAGCCGCAGATATGTTAAAA GCACTTCAAAAAGCTGCACACATCATTAGCGAAATTAGAGAAACACACATGTGGTAA
- the Drp1 gene encoding dynamin-1-like protein isoform X1, giving the protein MEALIPVINKLQDVFNTVGSDAIQLPQIVVLGSQSSGKSSVIESLVGKSFLPRGTGIVTRVPLILQLVYCPKDDREHRAAIDGTMDVEEWGVFLHCKSKIFKDFEEIRQEIENETNKIAGSNKGICAEPINLKIYSTKVVNLTLVDLPGITKVPVGDQPPDIEQQIRELVLKYIANPNSIILAVVTANTDMATSESLAIAKDVDPDGRRTLAVVTKLDLMDAGTDAIDILCGRVIPVKLGIIGVVNRSQQDIMNNKSIKEALKDEATFLQSKYPTLATRNGTPYLAKTLNRLLMHHIRDCLPDLKTRVNLMMSQFQSLLNSYGEDISDKSKTLLQIITKFASAYCSTIEGTARNIETTELCGGARICYIFHETFGRTLDSIHPLAGLTKMDILTAIRNANGPRPALFVPEVSFELLVKRQIRRLEEPSLRCVELIHEEMQRIIQHCGSEVQQEMLRFPKLYEKIVDVVTQLLRRRLPTTNQMVENLVQIELAYINTKHPDFYKEIAMVPSMIKSGDGSRPNRPKSMLIKHHNTVAETSELIARGAVEASDQADFFNYLFRILPVSSYNDFMNAVQVRSSSNPHLNEDATTWVSNLTSSQNGTDTALTNHISGVPESVKNEEIKSVLSPVKPVNLLPQVPINSSSFRKLSENEEHDCEIIERLIKSYFYIVRKSIQDTVPKAVMHFLVNFVKDNLQSELVTHLYKADNADQLLDESEHIAQRRKEAADMLKALQKAAHIISEIRETHMW; this is encoded by the exons ATGGAAGCTTTAATTCCTGTTATCAATAAATTGCAAGACGTTTTTAACACCGTCGGATCAGATGCCATTCAATTACCCCAAATTGTGGTCTTGGGATCACAA AGTTCGGGCAAGAGTTCAGTGATTGAAAGCTTAGTTGGAAAGTCGTTTTTACCAAGAGGAACAGGGATTGTTACAAGAGTACCCCTTATTTTACAATTAGTTTATTGTCCTAAGGATGATAGGGAGCACAGAGCTGCAATCGATG GGACAATGGATGTGGAAGAGTGGGGCGTTTTTCTACATtgcaaaagcaaaattttcaaagactTTGAAGAAATCCGTCAGGAAATCGAGAACGAGACCAACAAAATTGCTGGAAGTAACAAAGGCATTTGTGCCGAACCCatcaatttgaaaatttactcTACAAAGGTTGTGAATTTAACTTTAGTGGATTTACCGGGCATTACCAAGGTACCAGTCGGAGACCAGCCTCCAGACATTGAACAACAAATTCGCGAATTAGTCCTAAAATACATCGCTAATCCAAATTCAATAATATTAGCTGTAGTAACGGCAAACACAGACATGGCGACTTCCGAAAGCTTAGCAATCGCGAAAGATGTTGATCCTGATGGTCGCAGAACATTGGCTGTCGTTACGAAACTTGACTTAATGGACGcag gtACTGACGCCATTGATATTCTTTGCGGCCGAGTTATTCCAGTAAAATTAGGCATAATCGGTGTCGTAAATCGCTCACAACAAGATATTATGAACAACAAATCGATAAAAGAGGCCTTAAAAGACGAAGCGACATTTTTACAAAGCAAATATCCCACTTTAGCCACTCGCAACGGTACTCCCTACCTTGCCAAAACCTTAAATAGGCTTTTAATGCACCACATTAGAGACTGTTTACCTGACTTGAAG ACTCGCGTGAACTTAATGATGTCCCAGTTCCAATCACTGCTTAACTCATACGGCGAAGATATTTCCGATAAGAGCAAAACTTTGCTCCAGATTATCACAAAATTCGCCTCAGCTTACTGCTCCACAATTGAAGGCACTGCCCGAAACATTGAAACGACTGAATTGTGTGGAGGGGCGAGAATTTGCTACATTTTTCACGAGACTTTCGGGAGGACTTTAGACTCGATCCACCCCTTGGCCGGTTTGACAAAAATGGATATTTTAACCGCCATTCGGAATGCAAATGGGCCTCGACCTGCCCTTTTCGTCCCGGAAGTTTCCTTCGAATTACTAGTCAAGAGGCAAATCCGACGTCTTGAAGAACCATCACTGCGTTGCGTTGAATTAATCCACGAAGAAATGCAACGTATTATACAA CATTGTGGAAGCGAAGTGCAGCAAGAAATGCTGCGGTTTCCCAAACTGTACGAAAAAATCGTAGATGTTGTAACACAGTTATTGCGGAGACGTCTTCCGACGACCAACCAAATGGTGGAAAATTTAGTGCAAATCGAATTGGCGTATATTAATACCAAACATCCCGATTTTTATAAAGAAATAGCAATGGTGCCATCGATGATTAAATCCGGGGACGGATCTCGTCCAAATCGACCAAAGAGTATGCTAATCAAACACCATAATACAGTGGCGGAGACTTCCGAGTTG ATTGCACGTGGTGCTGTAGAAGCATCTGACCAAGCCGATTTCTTTAATTATCTCTTTCGAATATTGCCCGTGTCTAGTTATAATGACTTCATGAACGCTGTTCag GTGCGTTCTTCGAGCAACCCTCACTTGAATGAAGATGCGACAACTTGGGTGTCTAATTTAACCTCCTCCCAAAACGGAACGGATACCGCTCTGACGAATCACATCAGCGGTGTGCCCGAAAGCGTAAAAAATGAGGAGATAAAATCAGTTCTTAGTCCTGTGAAACCTGTCAATTTGTTACCACAAGTTCCAATCAACAGCAGTTCGTTCAGAAAGCTTTCTGAGAATGAGGAACACGACTGTGAAATTAttg AACGCTTGATTAAATCGTATTTCTACATCGTTCGTAAATCAATTCAGGATACAGTCCCGAAGGCGGTAATGCATTTCTTAGTGAATTTTGTTAAAGACAATTTGCAATCCGAGTTAGTGACACATTTGTATAAAGCTGACAATGCTGATCAGTTGTTGGACGAGTCTGAGCACATTGCTCAGAGACGCAAAGAAGCCGCAGATATGTTAAAA GCACTTCAAAAAGCTGCACACATCATTAGCGAAATTAGAGAAACACACATGTGGTAA